A single window of Qipengyuania sediminis DNA harbors:
- a CDS encoding alpha/beta fold hydrolase, whose amino-acid sequence MTERRTTIPGAADMLLVASASGPASGMPVLLAHGGGQTRRAWRKVAARLAGSGFRAISVDLRGHGESPWSPEGSYDISDFAADLVAAARSLDRRPALIGASLGGLAGLIGEGNLAPGTFASLTLVDITPQMEVDGVARVLGFMSQNAKVGFGSPGNAASAIAAYLPHRERRNSSKGLESYLRKAADGRFYWHWDPAFVENVTRRRSLPGALPTASTELAEAACSLSLPVHLVRGGASDLVSSKGAADFLSLVPHAQFTDIAGASHMVAGDNNDAFGDAILRFLTEIHCQMSPESEPR is encoded by the coding sequence ATGACCGAGCGACGCACGACCATTCCAGGCGCCGCCGACATGCTGCTGGTTGCCAGCGCAAGCGGTCCCGCCAGCGGCATGCCCGTCTTGCTGGCCCATGGCGGCGGACAGACGCGCCGGGCATGGCGCAAGGTAGCAGCGCGTCTCGCGGGATCCGGTTTTCGTGCAATTTCTGTGGATCTTCGCGGGCATGGCGAAAGCCCTTGGTCGCCAGAGGGGAGCTATGACATCTCCGACTTTGCGGCGGATCTTGTCGCTGCCGCTCGTAGCCTCGACCGAAGACCGGCACTGATCGGTGCTTCGCTGGGCGGGCTGGCGGGGCTCATCGGGGAAGGTAATCTGGCGCCCGGGACTTTCGCCTCGCTGACCCTCGTCGACATCACTCCGCAAATGGAGGTTGACGGCGTTGCCCGTGTGCTGGGGTTCATGTCCCAGAACGCCAAGGTTGGCTTCGGCTCTCCCGGCAACGCCGCGTCCGCGATCGCCGCCTATTTACCGCATCGGGAGCGTCGCAACAGCTCGAAGGGATTGGAGAGCTATCTGCGAAAGGCAGCGGACGGTCGGTTCTATTGGCACTGGGACCCCGCCTTCGTGGAAAATGTCACCCGTCGACGCTCATTGCCTGGCGCCCTTCCCACAGCTTCGACGGAACTGGCAGAAGCGGCCTGCAGTCTTTCGCTGCCGGTCCACCTTGTTCGAGGGGGGGCAAGTGACTTGGTTTCATCCAAAGGAGCAGCCGATTTCCTTTCACTCGTCCCACACGCTCAATTCACTGACATAGCCGGCGCTTCCCACATGGTGGCGGGAGACAACAACGATGCGTTCGGAGACGCGATCTTACGCTTCTTGACGGAGATACACTGTCAGATGTCGCCCGAGAGCGAACCACGTTAA
- a CDS encoding ABC1 kinase family protein: MAKAVSAQIGDNRRLAQVVAVLGRHGLSGLAAFFGLGRLRGNAPPTRPEALVDALKELGPVAVKLGQILAMRSDLLAPEWTTALARLQDRVPGVPFAQISAPIAEALGEDYQQYFQSLEHEPIAAGSIAQVHAGVRNDGTSVIVKVRRPGIEAVVDADMRILRRIARLAQRASPLIARQKPDELLRFFAESLDREMDLGAEARASDEIGAYLAKFGVETARFDEEVSGRSLNVQERVDAFSATDLEALAQAGIDRPAVARAYARAVLSMIIFNGRFHADPHPGNVLIRPDGTLVFIDFGAVGTLLPERRDELVRLSLAIAGENPDIVAEVLLGWAGNPPVDREGLTAALQRLVGKFQNTLLDQIDLSGIFADVFELLRTFQLSLPGDLALMLRTLLTAEGFVRRLDPRFDITTELAPIAKQLLLERVSFGKLRSEARRTATTVFRTLSGAPEILANLERIGRSGRLPISIDPRDLAQLRGNGGRRGSASSAQMMPAALVVSAAILVNTSALIAGICALGAAVLLLRERVDRP, from the coding sequence ATGGCCAAGGCAGTGTCGGCGCAGATCGGCGACAACCGGCGGCTCGCGCAGGTGGTTGCGGTCCTCGGCCGTCACGGTTTGAGCGGGCTGGCAGCTTTCTTCGGGCTCGGCCGGCTGAGGGGAAATGCTCCCCCGACACGGCCGGAGGCTTTGGTGGATGCGCTCAAGGAATTGGGGCCGGTCGCCGTCAAACTCGGCCAGATACTTGCCATGCGCAGCGACCTGCTCGCGCCCGAATGGACGACCGCGCTAGCCCGCCTGCAGGATCGCGTCCCAGGCGTACCCTTCGCCCAGATCAGCGCTCCAATCGCGGAGGCGCTCGGCGAGGATTATCAGCAGTATTTCCAATCGCTTGAACACGAGCCGATCGCTGCAGGTTCGATCGCCCAGGTCCACGCGGGCGTTCGCAATGACGGGACGTCGGTCATCGTGAAGGTGAGACGCCCGGGCATCGAAGCAGTCGTAGACGCGGATATGCGCATCCTTCGGCGCATCGCGCGACTGGCTCAGCGCGCCAGCCCGCTGATCGCCCGTCAGAAGCCCGATGAGCTTTTGCGGTTCTTCGCAGAAAGCCTCGACCGGGAAATGGATTTGGGCGCCGAGGCGCGAGCGAGCGATGAAATTGGCGCATACTTAGCGAAATTCGGTGTCGAGACCGCTCGCTTCGATGAGGAGGTAAGCGGCCGCAGCCTCAACGTCCAGGAGCGGGTCGATGCTTTCTCCGCGACCGATCTGGAGGCTCTGGCCCAGGCCGGTATCGATCGACCAGCTGTGGCTCGCGCCTACGCCCGGGCGGTGCTGAGCATGATCATCTTTAATGGGCGTTTTCACGCGGACCCGCATCCGGGCAATGTCCTGATTCGTCCCGACGGGACGCTGGTGTTCATAGACTTCGGCGCGGTCGGAACCCTGCTACCCGAGCGGCGCGACGAGCTGGTCAGGCTGTCGCTCGCCATCGCAGGCGAGAATCCGGATATTGTCGCCGAGGTGCTGCTGGGATGGGCCGGAAATCCCCCTGTCGATCGCGAGGGGCTGACGGCAGCGCTGCAGCGACTCGTCGGCAAATTTCAGAACACACTGCTGGACCAGATCGATCTGTCGGGGATTTTTGCTGACGTGTTCGAACTGCTGCGGACGTTTCAGCTCTCGCTGCCGGGGGACCTGGCGCTGATGCTGCGAACACTTCTGACCGCAGAAGGGTTCGTGCGCCGACTGGATCCGCGCTTCGACATCACCACCGAGCTCGCGCCGATTGCGAAGCAACTGCTGCTCGAGCGGGTGAGCTTCGGCAAGCTGCGCAGCGAGGCCCGACGGACCGCAACGACCGTGTTTCGAACGCTCAGCGGGGCTCCCGAGATCCTCGCCAACCTTGAACGGATCGGGCGCAGCGGTCGCTTGCCAATCAGTATCGATCCTCGTGATCTGGCCCAGTTACGAGGAAACGGCGGGAGGCGAGGGAGCGCAAGCTCGGCCCAGATGATGCCTGCGGCGCTTGTCGTCTCTGCGGCAATTCTGGTGAACACCTCAGCGCTCATTGCAGGAATCTGCGCATTGGGCGCGGCGGTCTTGTTACTAAGGGAGCGTGTCGATAGGCCATGA
- a CDS encoding MarR family winged helix-turn-helix transcriptional regulator — translation MTEEVTTLALDNVISDEDRAIFLMDEISRAARKTFDERAQPIGLNRTQWRVLAQLIKDPRLNQTDIAKRLELESATIGLAVSALTDQGYIKRRRDPADGRAWRLALTKRVEEILPDLRRAADETHKCFWAGISTHQKKALLQLLAAISANARREAL, via the coding sequence ATGACTGAGGAGGTCACAACTCTCGCGCTGGACAACGTCATCAGCGACGAAGATCGCGCGATCTTCCTGATGGATGAGATAAGCCGCGCTGCGCGCAAAACGTTCGATGAGCGGGCGCAGCCCATCGGGTTGAATCGCACCCAGTGGCGGGTGCTCGCGCAGCTCATCAAGGACCCAAGGCTCAACCAGACCGACATTGCGAAGCGCCTCGAGCTGGAGTCTGCCACAATCGGCCTGGCGGTCAGTGCTTTGACGGACCAGGGTTACATCAAGCGGCGTCGCGATCCGGCCGACGGGCGGGCCTGGCGGCTTGCGCTGACAAAACGGGTGGAGGAGATTCTGCCAGACTTGAGACGGGCAGCAGACGAAACCCACAAGTGCTTCTGGGCGGGAATTTCGACCCATCAGAAGAAAGCATTGCTTCAACTGCTCGCGGCCATCAGCGCCAACGCCCGTCGCGAAGCATTGTGA
- a CDS encoding HlyD family secretion protein has product MAEQALGSNGQADAEKDDPQKALSNAKVRRGLIIAAIVVLLAGGYWYYNREIYGKFQQSTDNAYIAADSVIIAPKIAGYVERVLVRENQTVAAGASLVQLDVRDYRAQTSQVEAQIAASLAGADTVRAQQREQDAAIGQARSQLAAASAQAGLAAEQVARYRPLAASGAEPREKLDQLQAQAREARAQVAAARAGLLAAQRRQGTLNEQIDQANSQANAARAQLEAARLNLSSTTLRASIPGRVGDLTVRVGQFVQPGQRLMSVVPTDRLYVTANFKETQLGLMRPGQPVTLEVDALPDLELTGRVESVAPGTGAEFSILPPQNATGNFTKIVQRVPVRISIRATPQVMRLLVPGMSVVATVDTRAAKGELDAIREAARK; this is encoded by the coding sequence ATGGCGGAACAGGCGCTGGGATCAAACGGACAGGCCGATGCCGAAAAGGATGACCCTCAAAAGGCGCTCTCCAACGCGAAGGTACGCCGGGGCCTGATCATTGCCGCGATCGTCGTGCTGCTCGCCGGCGGGTACTGGTATTACAATCGTGAAATCTACGGTAAATTCCAGCAGTCGACGGACAATGCATACATTGCTGCAGACAGCGTCATTATCGCACCCAAGATTGCCGGCTATGTCGAGCGCGTACTCGTCAGGGAAAATCAGACGGTGGCTGCCGGCGCGTCCCTGGTGCAGCTCGACGTGCGAGACTACCGTGCCCAGACCAGCCAGGTCGAAGCGCAAATCGCTGCGTCGCTCGCAGGAGCCGATACGGTAAGAGCCCAGCAGCGAGAGCAGGACGCAGCCATCGGGCAGGCCCGCTCGCAGCTCGCCGCCGCGTCGGCCCAGGCCGGCCTCGCGGCCGAACAGGTGGCACGCTACCGGCCGCTTGCCGCCTCTGGCGCGGAACCCCGCGAAAAGCTCGACCAGTTGCAGGCGCAGGCCCGCGAGGCGCGGGCGCAGGTCGCTGCGGCTCGCGCGGGCTTGCTCGCCGCGCAGCGTCGGCAAGGGACGCTCAATGAGCAGATCGACCAAGCAAATTCACAGGCAAATGCCGCCCGCGCCCAGCTTGAAGCGGCCCGCCTCAACCTGTCGTCCACTACGCTTCGGGCGAGCATCCCCGGGCGCGTGGGCGACCTCACGGTTCGGGTCGGACAATTCGTGCAGCCCGGTCAGCGGCTGATGAGCGTGGTCCCCACGGACCGGCTCTATGTGACGGCGAATTTCAAGGAGACCCAACTCGGCCTGATGCGCCCCGGCCAGCCGGTCACTCTTGAGGTCGATGCGCTGCCGGACCTGGAGCTAACAGGCCGCGTGGAGAGCGTGGCGCCGGGGACGGGCGCTGAGTTTTCGATCCTTCCGCCGCAGAACGCGACCGGCAATTTCACCAAGATCGTCCAGCGCGTTCCGGTGCGCATTTCGATCCGCGCCACGCCGCAGGTTATGCGCTTGCTGGTTCCCGGAATGTCGGTCGTGGCAACGGTCGATACCCGAGCCGCCAAAGGCGAACTCGACGCGATCCGCGAAGCGGCCCGGAAGTAG
- a CDS encoding DHA2 family efflux MFS transporter permease subunit, whose translation MTVPQTERADATAWIAVAAGALGAMLATLDISIVNSALPTIQGEIGATGTEGTWIATAFLVAEIVIIPLSAWLERLLGLRTLLIIAVSAFTAFSVLCGIATDLTTMIIGRTGQGLMGGILIPTAMTIVAKRLPPSQQPIGMALFGMTVVLGPVMGPLAGGWLTENLSWHYAFFVNVPVCAVLLLLLFIGLPHEKADLSYLREADWAGIAGMILGLGGLTVVLEEGHREEWFESALIVQLTVVTIVGFALLTYGQLYARKPVLKLRLMFNRQFASVVVMALALGMVMYGSTYVIPQFLTIISDYNAFQTGLVIFWMGVPAFLLMPILPFMIRKIHIRIAVGVGLLVMAMSCFISISLTAESGGGVFTESQILRGIGMILTMMFLNQATVASVAKEDAGDASGIFNAARNLGGSFALAGLASFQDQRLWHHSRRMEETLNANSAGLQDYLDGMAASFGSPQAALEMLAGTIQRDAFVMTYNDVFFVMGAITLATVPLVWFLKPLPKNASLSMH comes from the coding sequence ATGACCGTTCCGCAAACCGAACGGGCGGACGCTACCGCCTGGATCGCGGTGGCGGCAGGCGCGCTGGGGGCGATGCTGGCGACGCTCGACATCTCGATCGTCAACTCGGCGCTGCCGACCATTCAGGGCGAGATCGGGGCGACCGGCACCGAGGGAACGTGGATCGCCACCGCATTCCTCGTCGCCGAGATCGTGATCATTCCGCTCAGCGCATGGCTGGAACGACTGCTCGGCCTGCGCACCCTGCTCATCATCGCGGTATCGGCCTTCACCGCCTTCTCCGTGCTATGCGGAATCGCGACAGATCTGACAACGATGATCATCGGACGGACCGGCCAGGGGCTAATGGGAGGGATTCTCATCCCCACGGCGATGACGATCGTCGCCAAGCGTCTGCCGCCCTCGCAGCAGCCCATCGGCATGGCGCTGTTCGGCATGACGGTGGTGCTTGGTCCGGTCATGGGCCCTCTGGCGGGCGGCTGGCTGACCGAAAACCTCAGCTGGCATTATGCCTTCTTCGTCAATGTGCCGGTCTGTGCCGTTTTGTTGCTTTTGCTGTTCATCGGCCTCCCGCATGAGAAGGCCGACTTGTCCTATCTGCGTGAGGCCGATTGGGCCGGGATCGCTGGCATGATCCTCGGCCTGGGTGGGCTGACCGTCGTTCTGGAGGAGGGACACCGCGAGGAATGGTTCGAATCGGCGCTGATCGTCCAGCTCACCGTGGTGACCATCGTGGGTTTCGCTTTGCTGACATACGGGCAGCTCTACGCCCGAAAGCCGGTGCTCAAATTGCGCCTGATGTTCAACCGCCAGTTCGCCAGCGTCGTGGTGATGGCCTTGGCCTTGGGCATGGTCATGTACGGGTCGACGTACGTAATCCCGCAATTTCTCACCATCATTTCCGATTACAACGCCTTTCAGACAGGCCTCGTAATCTTCTGGATGGGGGTGCCGGCTTTCCTGCTGATGCCCATCCTTCCGTTCATGATCCGAAAAATCCACATCCGCATCGCGGTTGGCGTGGGTCTGCTGGTCATGGCGATGAGCTGCTTCATCAGCATCAGTCTGACAGCAGAGTCCGGCGGCGGGGTTTTTACCGAAAGCCAGATTCTGCGCGGCATCGGCATGATCCTCACCATGATGTTTCTCAATCAGGCGACGGTCGCCTCGGTCGCGAAGGAGGATGCGGGCGACGCGTCCGGAATCTTCAACGCGGCGCGCAATCTGGGCGGGTCTTTCGCGCTTGCCGGACTGGCCTCTTTCCAGGACCAGCGGCTGTGGCACCACAGCCGGCGAATGGAGGAAACACTCAACGCCAACAGTGCGGGATTGCAGGACTATCTCGACGGCATGGCCGCATCGTTCGGCAGTCCTCAAGCGGCGCTCGAGATGCTGGCCGGGACGATCCAGCGCGACGCCTTCGTGATGACCTACAACGACGTTTTCTTCGTGATGGGGGCGATCACCCTGGCAACCGTGCCGCTGGTCTGGTTCCTCAAGCCGCTGCCCAAGAACGCCTCCCTCTCGATGCACTGA
- a CDS encoding efflux transporter outer membrane subunit, whose product MRKALILFAPFALLSGCMSGPDYAGPPEMATASDNAFVRAGPDIDRAAPVAGDWWTLLGDPVLNDLEARALAGNPSVAAARARIEQARASVRQERANRYPSLAGQATTVQAQIPGLDIQGGPPAGAPGSPAETSEQDSLSIYNVGLNANWEIDFAGGQARRIEAVNAQAAASVANAEDAQVQLAAEVARAYVGLREAQSRLEHAERERVLQQQTLELTYSRYTRGALALFPVGNANAELELLKSQIAEANADIAVFTDTLAVLTGEAPGALDALLATKADIPLPPARVAVGDPAALIARRPDVRAAERTLAAANARIGVAEAARFPKLSLMGILGLGGSQPDDIFDLGNLSAIALPRLQWNLLDFGRTAASIDQAESVRDEASASYREVVLGALRDAEQSLARFGQQRANVAALVQISRQADTAAKLNQQRRAAGVISQADLNTSIRQREQAKANLDRAIAAMTNGWIAIQKSLGLGWSEVPLVTTPPQTR is encoded by the coding sequence ATGCGCAAAGCCCTTATCCTCTTCGCTCCGTTCGCGCTTCTGTCGGGCTGCATGTCCGGGCCGGACTATGCCGGTCCACCGGAGATGGCGACCGCCTCAGACAATGCGTTCGTGCGCGCCGGGCCTGATATAGATCGCGCGGCTCCTGTTGCCGGCGACTGGTGGACCTTGCTCGGCGATCCAGTGCTGAACGACCTAGAAGCGCGGGCGCTGGCGGGAAATCCCAGTGTCGCCGCGGCGCGCGCACGTATCGAGCAAGCGCGGGCGTCGGTCCGCCAGGAGCGAGCCAATCGCTATCCCTCGCTCGCCGGGCAGGCGACAACCGTTCAAGCGCAAATCCCTGGCCTCGACATCCAAGGCGGCCCGCCAGCAGGAGCGCCCGGCTCCCCGGCGGAGACCTCGGAGCAGGACAGCCTCAGCATCTACAACGTCGGCCTCAACGCCAACTGGGAAATCGATTTCGCCGGCGGGCAAGCCCGCCGCATCGAAGCCGTCAACGCGCAGGCGGCCGCGTCGGTCGCCAACGCCGAAGATGCGCAGGTCCAGCTCGCCGCTGAAGTCGCCCGCGCCTACGTCGGCCTTCGCGAAGCCCAATCCCGCCTGGAGCACGCCGAGCGCGAACGTGTATTGCAGCAGCAGACTTTAGAGCTGACATATTCGCGTTATACCCGAGGCGCCCTCGCCCTGTTCCCGGTCGGCAATGCCAACGCCGAGCTCGAACTGCTTAAGTCGCAGATCGCCGAGGCGAACGCCGACATCGCCGTATTCACCGATACCTTGGCGGTGCTCACGGGCGAAGCGCCGGGCGCTCTCGACGCGCTGCTGGCTACAAAAGCAGACATACCACTGCCCCCCGCGCGAGTGGCGGTGGGCGATCCCGCAGCCTTGATCGCGCGCCGGCCCGACGTACGGGCTGCCGAACGCACTCTCGCGGCCGCGAATGCCCGCATCGGAGTGGCTGAGGCCGCGCGGTTTCCCAAGTTGTCCTTGATGGGGATACTAGGGCTCGGCGGATCGCAGCCGGACGACATCTTCGATCTCGGCAACTTATCAGCCATCGCTCTCCCGCGATTGCAGTGGAACCTGCTCGACTTCGGCCGCACGGCAGCGTCGATCGACCAGGCCGAGAGTGTTCGCGACGAGGCCAGCGCGAGCTACCGCGAGGTCGTTCTCGGTGCATTGCGCGATGCCGAGCAGTCGCTCGCCCGGTTCGGTCAGCAGCGGGCGAACGTCGCCGCGCTTGTTCAAATCAGCCGGCAGGCAGACACGGCCGCTAAGCTCAACCAGCAACGCCGCGCCGCCGGGGTTATCTCGCAAGCTGATCTAAACACCTCGATACGCCAGCGCGAGCAGGCAAAGGCCAATTTGGACCGTGCGATCGCGGCGATGACCAATGGCTGGATCGCTATTCAGAAGTCGCTAGGGTTGGGATGGAGCGAAGTACCGCTGGTCACGACACCCCCACAAACGCGATAG
- a CDS encoding GNAT family N-acetyltransferase: protein MAEVTITHEGGGSAGRYLARVEGSIETGHLDWETAGKGVRAATHTIVPPAIGGRGVAAELVKALIADAREQGFRIAPACSYVEAAFRRHPEWAELRA, encoded by the coding sequence ATGGCAGAGGTGACGATCACGCACGAGGGCGGGGGCAGCGCGGGGCGTTACCTCGCGCGTGTCGAAGGAAGCATCGAGACCGGCCATCTGGACTGGGAGACTGCGGGCAAGGGGGTGCGCGCAGCGACCCATACCATCGTGCCCCCGGCGATCGGCGGCCGGGGCGTCGCGGCCGAGCTCGTCAAGGCTCTGATCGCGGATGCGCGCGAACAGGGCTTCCGGATCGCACCGGCCTGTTCCTACGTCGAGGCAGCGTTCCGACGCCATCCGGAGTGGGCGGAGCTGCGGGCTTAA
- a CDS encoding threonine aldolase family protein, translating to MTSQTAAAFLSDNAAPVHPRVWQALRDADDSDAPYDGDALSRRLDEAFGVLFQREVAALWVATGTAANCLALAATVPPHGGVVCHREAHIEVDEGGAPGFFLHGAKLLLAEGEGALLTPSAIAALVDPIRDDVHQVQPHAISITQASEYGRSYRPSELSELAAFARSRGLALHMDGARFANAAAFLRCSAAEAAGDIDTLAFGCIKNGAMGAEAVLFFDPCQADVARYRRKRAGHLQSKGRFMAAQLLAMLESDLWLANARAANAAAAEIASACADRLLHPVEANELFVRVGVSEREALRAQGFGFYDWGAEAARFVTAWNTREEDARALAAAIAAL from the coding sequence ATGACCTCCCAAACCGCCGCCGCCTTCCTTTCCGACAACGCCGCGCCGGTGCACCCTCGGGTGTGGCAGGCGCTGCGCGATGCGGACGATAGCGACGCGCCCTACGATGGCGATGCGCTGTCGCGGCGCCTGGACGAGGCCTTTGGCGTGTTGTTCCAGCGCGAGGTTGCAGCGCTCTGGGTTGCTACGGGCACCGCTGCGAACTGCCTCGCGCTCGCCGCCACTGTCCCCCCGCACGGCGGCGTGGTCTGTCACCGCGAGGCGCATATCGAGGTCGACGAGGGCGGTGCGCCGGGCTTTTTTCTCCATGGTGCCAAGCTGCTGCTGGCCGAGGGCGAGGGCGCGCTGCTGACGCCGAGCGCCATCGCCGCGCTCGTCGATCCGATCCGCGACGATGTCCATCAGGTCCAGCCGCATGCGATCTCGATCACGCAGGCGAGTGAATATGGGCGCAGCTACCGCCCCTCCGAACTCAGCGAACTGGCCGCTTTCGCTCGCAGCCGGGGGCTCGCCTTACACATGGACGGCGCGCGCTTCGCCAATGCCGCCGCCTTCCTGCGCTGCTCGGCCGCTGAGGCCGCGGGCGATATCGATACGCTCGCCTTCGGCTGCATCAAGAACGGCGCGATGGGCGCGGAGGCGGTGCTGTTCTTCGATCCCTGCCAGGCCGATGTCGCGCGCTATCGCCGCAAGCGGGCAGGGCATTTGCAATCGAAGGGGCGGTTCATGGCGGCGCAGCTGCTCGCCATGCTCGAAAGCGACCTGTGGCTCGCGAACGCGCGCGCCGCCAATGCCGCTGCGGCGGAAATCGCCAGCGCGTGCGCCGACCGGCTGCTTCATCCAGTCGAAGCCAACGAGCTGTTCGTGCGGGTGGGCGTGTCCGAGCGCGAGGCTCTGCGCGCGCAGGGTTTCGGTTTCTACGATTGGGGCGCAGAGGCGGCGCGCTTCGTCACCGCCTGGAACACGCGCGAAGAAGACGCCCGCGCCCTCGCGGCCGCGATTGCCGCGTTGTGA
- a CDS encoding DMT family transporter yields MTSRPAEAPPHALLRAGIAGPFLLVALIWGSTWYVITGQIAAVAPSWSIAYRFLIAAPAMFALALVTRQSLAMPVKAHLLAAAIGLFQFCGNFNFVYRAEQHLTSGIVAVMFALLMVPNALIGRAVLGQRITPRFALGSAVAIAGVALLLVDEARAARLSGNVSLGVVLAAAGILSASIANVIQASGTGRCVPLMTLLAWGMLYGAGIDTALAWATAGRPVFPADPAFWAGTVWLALAGSVVTFPLYYTIVRRLGPGRAAYNGVLVVVIAMLISTLVEGYAWSTLAMAGAVLGITGMVIALRARNAPESGDQASAASPSR; encoded by the coding sequence GTGACCTCCCGCCCCGCCGAAGCGCCGCCGCATGCGCTGCTGCGCGCGGGGATCGCCGGGCCCTTCCTGCTGGTCGCGTTGATCTGGGGATCGACGTGGTACGTGATCACCGGCCAGATTGCGGCGGTCGCGCCAAGCTGGTCGATCGCCTACCGCTTCCTGATCGCCGCACCCGCGATGTTCGCGTTGGCGCTGGTGACCCGGCAGAGCCTCGCGATGCCCGTCAAAGCCCATCTTCTCGCCGCGGCAATCGGGCTGTTCCAGTTCTGCGGAAATTTCAACTTCGTCTATCGGGCGGAGCAACACCTCACCAGCGGCATCGTCGCGGTGATGTTCGCACTGCTGATGGTACCCAACGCGCTGATCGGACGCGCGGTTTTGGGGCAGCGGATCACGCCGCGCTTCGCCTTGGGCAGTGCGGTTGCGATCGCCGGAGTTGCGCTGCTGCTGGTGGACGAAGCACGGGCGGCGCGGCTCTCGGGCAACGTATCGCTGGGTGTCGTGCTGGCAGCGGCAGGAATCCTCTCGGCGTCGATCGCCAATGTGATCCAGGCCAGCGGAACCGGACGCTGCGTCCCCTTGATGACGCTGCTCGCCTGGGGAATGCTCTATGGGGCGGGCATCGACACCGCGCTCGCTTGGGCCACGGCGGGGCGGCCGGTGTTTCCCGCCGACCCTGCGTTTTGGGCCGGGACGGTTTGGCTGGCACTGGCGGGATCGGTGGTGACCTTTCCGCTCTATTACACCATCGTGCGCCGGCTCGGGCCGGGGCGCGCCGCCTATAACGGCGTGCTGGTGGTGGTGATCGCGATGCTGATCTCCACCCTCGTCGAAGGATATGCCTGGAGCACCCTGGCCATGGCCGGCGCGGTGCTGGGCATTACCGGCATGGTGATTGCCCTGCGCGCGCGCAACGCGCCGGAGAGCGGGGATCAGGCGAGCGCGGCCAGCCCCTCGCGGTAA
- a CDS encoding SDR family NAD(P)-dependent oxidoreductase, with protein sequence MRRMLIFGMGYSGQAIAALLCRGGWKVEGTGRGGTIAFDDAVAVRAAIEEASHVLSTVPPAEDGADPVLLRYGQSLAGRWLGYLSSTGVYGDAGGAWVDESSSVGGGRRSARVAADAAWLAAGARVFRLPGIYGPGRSVLERLRAGTAQRIDAPGQVFSRVHVEDIARGVSAAVAANVMPMALNLADDEPAGQAAVMLHACRLLGIEPPPPVSLADAALSPMARGFYAENRQVANGKLKRLTGWRPLYPTYREGLAALA encoded by the coding sequence ATGCGCAGGATGCTGATTTTCGGGATGGGCTATAGCGGCCAGGCGATCGCCGCCTTGCTGTGCCGCGGGGGTTGGAAGGTCGAAGGGACGGGGCGCGGCGGGACGATTGCCTTTGACGATGCCGTCGCCGTGCGCGCCGCGATCGAGGAAGCGAGCCATGTGCTCTCCACGGTCCCTCCGGCAGAGGACGGCGCGGACCCGGTGCTGTTGCGCTATGGCCAGTCGCTTGCCGGACGCTGGCTGGGTTACCTCTCCTCGACCGGAGTTTATGGAGACGCGGGGGGCGCGTGGGTTGATGAAAGCAGCTCCGTCGGCGGGGGCCGGAGAAGCGCGCGCGTAGCGGCGGATGCGGCCTGGCTTGCGGCCGGGGCGCGGGTGTTCCGCCTGCCCGGCATCTACGGCCCCGGGCGCTCGGTGCTCGAACGCTTGCGCGCCGGCACTGCGCAGCGGATCGATGCTCCGGGGCAGGTCTTCAGCCGGGTGCATGTAGAGGATATCGCGCGCGGAGTAAGCGCGGCAGTCGCGGCGAATGTGATGCCAATGGCGCTGAACCTCGCCGATGATGAGCCTGCCGGGCAGGCAGCGGTGATGCTCCACGCCTGCCGCCTGCTGGGGATCGAGCCGCCCCCGCCCGTTTCGCTCGCCGATGCCGCGCTCAGCCCCATGGCGCGCGGCTTCTATGCCGAGAACCGCCAGGTTGCGAACGGCAAGCTCAAGCGCCTGACCGGCTGGCGCCCGCTCTATCCTACTTACCGCGAGGGGCTGGCCGCGCTCGCCTGA